A genomic region of Candidatus Dependentiae bacterium contains the following coding sequences:
- a CDS encoding acetate kinase, giving the protein MAKKYLIINIGSTSKKYSLFADTTLVAHFVFKQQKDTYAVHTNSGVATVTPEQYQQSIEYSKKIYDLNPTVIALRIVAPGTYFTQTRLIDKKYVQRLIENISKASLHIGPIIQEIGELIKHFPQIPIYGISDSAFHQTMPQHARLYGLPLALAQELDIYRFGYHGIALQSITRTLSKQDNLPQNIIVCHLGGGSSVTALKNGVSIDTSMGFSPLEGVLMATRSGSLDPAAVLYLAQQLALTPEQLELFLNTHCGTKALTGTSDSKWVVEQAQAGQAEALLALDIYCSTITKYIGAYMSILGPLHMLVFSGGIGENSPYIREKITRPLQHFGIHLDTKKNATFETEKYIHAIHSKTTILVKTSDEAQEMIETLIHTNNK; this is encoded by the coding sequence ATGGCAAAAAAGTACTTAATAATTAATATTGGTAGTACATCGAAAAAATATAGTCTTTTTGCTGACACTACTCTTGTAGCTCACTTTGTATTCAAACAACAGAAAGATACCTATGCAGTGCATACTAACTCAGGTGTAGCAACTGTTACACCTGAGCAGTATCAACAAAGTATCGAGTACAGCAAAAAGATCTATGACCTTAACCCAACTGTCATAGCACTACGCATTGTAGCTCCAGGCACCTATTTCACGCAAACACGTCTTATAGATAAAAAATACGTACAAAGACTTATTGAGAACATTTCTAAAGCCTCACTGCATATAGGACCTATAATACAAGAGATCGGCGAGCTTATAAAACATTTCCCCCAAATACCTATCTATGGTATATCTGACAGCGCCTTTCACCAAACTATGCCGCAACATGCTCGTTTATACGGATTACCATTGGCTCTTGCTCAAGAGCTTGATATATATCGGTTTGGCTATCACGGGATAGCACTTCAATCAATAACACGTACGCTAAGCAAGCAAGATAATTTACCCCAAAATATAATCGTATGCCATTTAGGTGGAGGCTCAAGTGTAACAGCGCTTAAAAATGGTGTAAGTATTGACACTTCTATGGGATTTTCTCCCCTAGAGGGTGTGCTGATGGCAACACGTAGTGGCTCTCTAGATCCTGCAGCCGTACTTTATTTGGCACAGCAGCTTGCTTTAACACCTGAGCAACTCGAGCTCTTTTTAAATACACACTGTGGCACAAAAGCGCTTACTGGTACAAGCGATAGCAAATGGGTTGTTGAGCAAGCGCAAGCCGGACAAGCAGAAGCACTATTAGCCCTTGATATCTATTGCTCTACTATAACAAAATATATAGGTGCTTATATGAGCATTTTAGGACCACTACATATGCTTGTTTTTTCAGGAGGTATAGGAGAAAATTCACCCTATATTCGTGAAAAAATAACAAGACCTTTACAACACTTTGGCATACATCTTGATACCAAAAAAAATGCCACTTTTGAAACTGAAAAATATATACATGCTATCCATTCTAAAACAACTATACTCGTTAAAACTAGTGATGAAGCACAGGAGATGATAGAGACACTTATACATACAAACAATAAATAA
- a CDS encoding phosphoketolase family protein, with the protein MHTDYIELLKKYVRLANYISASQIYLQDNFLLERPLEFSNIKPRLLGHWGTVPGINFTYAHLNYAIIKHNISMLFVLGPGHGFPALQTNLFLEGTLQNFYQEATQDAAGLAYIVKQFSWPYGFPSHTNPGTPGAILEGGELGYSLSTAYGAVLDNPDLYVACLIGDGEAETGALAASWHLNKFVDPRKNGVVLPILHLNGYKISGPTIFGRMSNRELTKLFQGYGYQPIIVEGPEIYTKMAQALDLWYTIVQKIKASDYNPKKPFISLPMIILKTPKGWTGIKRLRGKKIEGNNLSHQTVIPDVRTDKVELKALEQWLRSYKIDELWSSTGIQAEIKKVIPPQKLCMGTNNHAYSGRIYKKLTLPDAQNYTDHLLMPGEKTSNSMHKAGSYLQEVIKLNQNFRIVSPDEIYSNKLDAVLKATSRAFMLPIKSWDQDLAPDGQVIEMLSEQSLQGLIQGYVLTGRHALFASYEAFIEIVSSMVQQYIKFVRIAQTLPWRGDCGSLTYILSSSGWRQEHNGFSHQNPSFISSLLQLHAPFVQAYFPADSTSTLVALHECLNNKNSINIIVAGKTEEFLWLTPEQAQQSLKNGFLVWDFASDTNPDIVLCGVGDYMTKEALAAISLLKKELPSLRLRFVNCSKLSGLNKTGPYLCSPDQFSFYFTPDKPVIFNFHGYPELFKSMLFEHGSSKRFTVRGYSEEGSTTTPFDMQIRNGTSRYHLVLDALRVGAQNGNINSKQAQELSQKYNQKISDFTNYILKYGIDPKEVTQWQWQKST; encoded by the coding sequence ATGCATACTGATTATATTGAGCTCTTAAAAAAATATGTACGACTGGCTAATTATATATCTGCAAGTCAAATTTATCTTCAAGATAATTTTTTACTTGAACGACCATTGGAATTTAGCAATATCAAGCCACGATTACTAGGACATTGGGGCACAGTACCAGGTATTAACTTTACCTATGCTCATTTAAATTACGCTATTATTAAGCATAATATTTCTATGCTTTTTGTTTTAGGACCTGGTCACGGATTTCCTGCTTTGCAAACTAATCTATTTTTAGAAGGCACTTTGCAAAACTTCTATCAAGAAGCTACTCAAGATGCAGCAGGACTGGCATACATCGTTAAACAGTTCAGCTGGCCTTATGGCTTTCCTAGTCACACTAATCCTGGCACACCAGGGGCTATACTTGAAGGTGGCGAACTTGGCTATAGCCTTTCAACAGCCTATGGCGCAGTACTTGATAATCCAGACCTCTATGTTGCTTGCTTAATTGGTGATGGAGAAGCTGAAACCGGAGCACTTGCTGCCTCATGGCATTTAAATAAGTTTGTTGACCCACGCAAAAATGGCGTAGTACTTCCAATTTTACATCTTAATGGCTATAAAATTTCTGGACCAACCATTTTTGGTCGTATGAGTAACCGTGAACTTACAAAGCTTTTTCAAGGATACGGTTACCAACCAATAATCGTTGAAGGACCAGAAATATACACTAAAATGGCCCAAGCATTAGACCTATGGTATACAATAGTACAAAAGATTAAAGCATCAGACTATAACCCAAAAAAGCCTTTTATATCGTTACCGATGATTATTTTAAAAACGCCTAAAGGCTGGACTGGCATTAAGCGCTTACGCGGCAAAAAAATAGAAGGCAATAATTTATCCCATCAAACAGTTATACCTGATGTACGCACTGACAAGGTAGAATTAAAAGCACTTGAGCAGTGGCTGCGCTCATATAAAATAGATGAACTGTGGAGCTCCACTGGCATACAAGCAGAGATTAAAAAAGTTATTCCACCACAAAAGCTTTGTATGGGCACTAATAATCATGCTTACAGCGGTAGAATATACAAAAAGCTTACGCTTCCCGATGCTCAAAATTATACAGATCACCTGCTTATGCCGGGTGAAAAGACAAGTAATAGTATGCATAAAGCAGGTAGCTATTTACAAGAAGTTATAAAGCTTAATCAAAATTTCAGGATAGTATCGCCTGATGAAATTTATTCAAATAAGCTTGACGCAGTGCTAAAAGCAACAAGCAGAGCTTTTATGCTACCTATAAAATCATGGGACCAAGATTTAGCACCTGACGGCCAAGTTATTGAGATGCTCAGTGAACAATCTCTTCAAGGTCTCATACAAGGCTACGTACTGACCGGACGCCATGCCCTTTTTGCCTCATACGAAGCTTTTATAGAAATTGTCAGCAGCATGGTTCAGCAGTACATTAAATTTGTTCGTATTGCACAAACACTGCCTTGGCGCGGTGATTGTGGGTCGTTAACGTATATTCTGTCCTCATCTGGGTGGCGTCAAGAGCATAATGGTTTTTCTCATCAAAATCCTAGTTTTATTAGTAGCTTACTTCAACTTCATGCTCCTTTTGTTCAAGCTTATTTTCCAGCTGATAGCACAAGTACTCTTGTAGCTTTGCATGAATGCCTAAATAATAAAAATAGTATCAACATTATTGTTGCAGGTAAAACTGAAGAATTTTTATGGTTAACTCCTGAGCAAGCGCAACAAAGCTTAAAAAATGGGTTTTTAGTGTGGGATTTTGCAAGTGATACAAATCCTGACATTGTTTTGTGTGGAGTTGGTGACTATATGACCAAAGAAGCACTAGCAGCTATCAGTTTACTTAAAAAAGAATTACCAAGCTTACGCTTACGCTTTGTAAACTGCAGTAAACTTTCGGGCTTAAATAAAACCGGTCCTTACCTATGTTCACCTGACCAATTTAGCTTTTATTTTACCCCAGATAAACCCGTGATTTTTAATTTTCATGGGTACCCTGAGCTCTTTAAATCTATGTTATTTGAGCATGGAAGTTCTAAACGGTTTACTGTTCGTGGTTATAGCGAAGAAGGCTCTACTACAACGCCGTTTGATATGCAAATTCGTAATGGTACAAGCCGGTACCATTTAGTGCTTGATGCTCTACGTGTTGGAGCTCAAAATGGTAACATAAACTCTAAGCAAGCCCAAGAATTGTCCCAAAAATACAATCAAAAAATAAGTGACTTTACCAACTATATTTTAAAATACGGTATCGATCCTAAAGAGGTTACTCAGTGGCAATGGCAAAAAAGTACTTAA
- a CDS encoding ankyrin repeat domain-containing protein, which yields MKHFLYTATLITVFGQIFGANPQADQQLIKAIRAIDVEAARKALDSGADINTTYQLFSHSDNRLPLISVVNFRKPEKRADAAALVQLLIERGANLEDTDLSDKRTALHDAATDDNMTLAQLLVNKGAGLNPQDRNGYTPLMLAAQTGSQEVFNFLLSKGANVAKKNKMGQTVSGVLKQQIGVRPPEYTTTHQQMLQDLEAYIQGQHLGMSALTGRTASSIPELPRDIVKAIAGYADFTLNQDNK from the coding sequence ATGAAACATTTTTTATATACAGCAACACTTATAACGGTATTTGGCCAAATTTTTGGAGCCAATCCTCAAGCTGATCAACAACTTATAAAAGCAATAAGAGCTATTGATGTAGAAGCAGCAAGAAAAGCACTTGACAGTGGTGCAGACATAAACACAACTTATCAACTTTTTTCTCACTCAGATAACCGTCTACCACTTATATCAGTCGTAAACTTTAGAAAACCGGAAAAACGAGCAGATGCTGCTGCATTAGTACAATTATTAATAGAACGTGGTGCCAACCTAGAAGATACTGACTTGAGCGATAAACGTACTGCTTTACATGATGCAGCTACAGATGACAATATGACTCTCGCACAACTTTTGGTTAATAAAGGAGCTGGTCTAAATCCACAGGATCGTAATGGCTATACACCACTTATGCTTGCTGCACAAACAGGTAGCCAGGAAGTATTTAATTTTTTACTCTCAAAGGGAGCTAATGTCGCTAAGAAAAACAAAATGGGTCAGACAGTCTCTGGTGTACTAAAACAGCAAATAGGTGTACGTCCTCCAGAATATACAACTACACATCAACAGATGTTACAAGATCTAGAAGCTTATATACAAGGGCAGCACCTTGGCATGAGCGCTCTTACAGGACGCACAGCATCATCTATACCCGAACTACCAAGAGACATAGTAAAGGCTATTGCGGGATATGCTGACTTTACTTTAAATCAAGATAATAAATAA
- a CDS encoding ankyrin repeat domain-containing protein — MNFLLYYTLVIITTVSLIPAFTLSGPADDAILSNAVRTSESNVNSVEKATEALEKGADINKSIYNTSIGLVPLLLDVLFKKSDRSRKIAYLLLDKGVNTQVKDREGRTTLHYASLNGNTQLMQRLLNSNTLNQVNAQDKEGYTPLMVAVINGYPEIVQLLLSKGATINLKTAAGTDVFDLFREVQPQSKANQIKKVLLENQGTYLGLSALSGYSASDIPALPKDIVTLIGGYVGFKPR, encoded by the coding sequence ATGAACTTTTTATTGTATTATACCCTAGTTATCATAACTACAGTTAGCTTAATTCCGGCATTTACACTTTCTGGGCCTGCTGATGATGCTATCCTTTCGAATGCTGTAAGGACCAGCGAAAGTAACGTAAATAGTGTAGAAAAAGCTACAGAAGCTCTAGAAAAAGGTGCTGATATAAATAAAAGTATATATAATACCAGCATTGGCTTAGTTCCTCTATTATTGGATGTACTTTTTAAAAAAAGTGATAGATCTCGAAAAATAGCTTATTTATTGCTTGATAAGGGTGTAAATACACAAGTAAAAGATAGAGAGGGGCGCACAACGCTCCATTATGCAAGTTTAAATGGCAATACGCAGTTAATGCAGCGACTCCTAAACTCCAATACTCTCAATCAGGTTAATGCTCAAGACAAAGAAGGTTATACCCCTTTAATGGTAGCTGTAATTAATGGATATCCGGAAATAGTCCAACTTCTTCTTTCTAAAGGTGCAACAATCAACCTAAAAACAGCTGCTGGTACTGATGTTTTTGATTTGTTTAGAGAAGTACAACCACAATCAAAAGCCAATCAAATAAAAAAAGTATTACTAGAAAATCAAGGTACATACCTTGGCTTAAGTGCTCTTTCAGGTTATTCAGCTTCAGATATACCAGCATTGCCAAAAGACATAGTAACCCTTATTGGAGGGTATGTTGGCTTTAAACCAAGGTAA
- a CDS encoding ankyrin repeat domain-containing protein has product MNYLLFIFSILLTVAKTTYGNQVADEKLQEGLTLGNRQQVEEALKEGANPSGILNHPFHGNFTMLTWILENEIDIIVSEKVMLVHLLLDYGSNVNVKNRTGQTILHIAIMRGDKGLVQRIISLGTYINMQDRAGCTPLMIAARNGYKDIVELLLSLGAHPMLRMNDGKTAFDLAQPRTERVQGEHLFEKQRQQNIVEQDFKSIQTIIKQYEQTGYLGLSILVGYTPLDIPILPKDILNSIAYYIGLKIRRPL; this is encoded by the coding sequence ATGAACTATCTACTCTTCATTTTTTCAATCTTGCTAACAGTAGCCAAAACAACCTATGGAAATCAAGTAGCAGACGAAAAGCTACAAGAAGGGCTAACTTTAGGCAATAGACAACAAGTAGAAGAGGCTCTTAAGGAAGGAGCCAATCCAAGTGGTATACTTAACCATCCATTTCATGGAAATTTTACTATGCTCACGTGGATACTTGAAAATGAAATTGATATTATAGTATCTGAAAAGGTTATGCTAGTCCACTTATTACTTGACTATGGTTCAAATGTTAATGTAAAAAACAGAACCGGTCAAACAATTCTGCATATAGCTATAATGCGAGGAGACAAAGGTTTAGTTCAGCGAATAATCTCCTTAGGCACATACATTAATATGCAAGATAGGGCTGGTTGTACACCTTTAATGATAGCCGCACGCAATGGCTATAAAGATATAGTAGAGCTTTTACTTTCTTTGGGCGCTCATCCTATGTTAAGAATGAATGATGGAAAAACAGCTTTTGATCTAGCACAACCAAGAACAGAAAGAGTTCAAGGTGAACATTTATTTGAAAAACAAAGACAACAAAATATAGTAGAACAAGACTTTAAATCAATACAAACTATAATAAAACAGTATGAACAAACAGGCTATTTGGGGCTTAGTATTCTTGTAGGTTATACACCTTTAGATATACCTATTTTACCAAAAGATATACTAAATAGCATTGCCTATTATATTGGCCTTAAAATTCGTAGACCTCTCTAA